Proteins encoded together in one Pseudoalteromonas xiamenensis window:
- a CDS encoding tetratricopeptide repeat protein, giving the protein MLSLSPRYLSSFKYLSLLALLLFPVFFHGTLYAMSLEAGKKQFEESESLRQSDPQKAIFLLNQIVHDEELADAVDLQLKALESLGFAYNNEGQYEEAIEASTRLGELALKAQNFDFRVTALLLLGYIYDVQDNYKQAEYYYREGLKLAEGAQDDELISQAYERVSSVQRRQDKYTEALETAQKSVQSLAGSPKTKTYIFALRNLGILEALLGDYNGAIDTLTQSYEASEQRGFQQGVADAVYEIAEVYRKMGNTKSALEYFKLSHEIDVQRNVPLEIANSAFKVGNLSFVEKDYEAAQTFAEKAYKLYVEVNNKVGLVISQTLLGQLAYQRGDKAKALELIEAAIVIAKEHDLKARLITTYIAKIKISQQEGDVQAVILLGEETLQLARALEELEDQMTILNLLAESYQQQNQFEKAFNAFKEATKIKDSLGIKQHNLTLAALQSKAEFKRRQTQIDRLNIEKELQVARLKENELQLRAWWLGSGCALLIVVLVGYRLYQNRKIAAERAQMLEDVVHKKNQMLADVSHEVRTPLTALYLQIEALQHNIIEDVEGSYEVINRKLADINHLISDIHQLALVDTASLVINLHEHDFVQVIQLWEREYKQLALVKGFKWNATLDLPQKLVVNWDIDRVKQVLTNLFANSVNYTDLPGMVSFHVTLQDKQVLMVIEDSSPTVDKEHLSEMFERLFRTEASKQRRVSGSGLGLAISKGLVSAHHGSIWAEQSALGGIKMQIMLPINPTV; this is encoded by the coding sequence ATGCTCTCACTTAGTCCGCGGTACCTATCATCATTTAAATACCTCAGCTTACTGGCTTTGCTTCTCTTTCCTGTCTTTTTTCACGGCACGCTTTATGCGATGTCTTTGGAAGCAGGTAAAAAGCAGTTTGAAGAGTCTGAAAGTTTGCGCCAAAGTGATCCCCAAAAAGCAATTTTCCTGTTGAATCAAATCGTTCACGACGAAGAGTTAGCCGATGCCGTGGATTTGCAACTGAAGGCGCTCGAAAGTTTGGGGTTTGCCTACAACAATGAAGGACAGTATGAAGAGGCGATAGAAGCCAGTACTCGGCTTGGAGAATTAGCGTTAAAGGCGCAAAACTTTGATTTTCGCGTCACGGCGCTGCTTTTGCTAGGTTATATCTATGACGTGCAGGATAACTATAAACAAGCTGAGTATTATTATCGCGAAGGTCTAAAGCTTGCAGAAGGTGCGCAGGATGATGAACTGATATCACAAGCATACGAGCGAGTGTCTTCTGTGCAAAGGCGACAAGATAAATATACCGAAGCACTCGAGACAGCACAAAAGTCAGTGCAATCCCTAGCAGGTTCACCTAAAACAAAAACGTATATTTTTGCACTTCGTAATTTGGGCATTTTAGAAGCCCTGCTTGGCGATTATAACGGCGCAATTGATACCCTGACTCAAAGTTACGAGGCAAGTGAACAACGTGGTTTCCAGCAGGGAGTGGCCGATGCGGTGTATGAGATTGCAGAAGTTTACCGGAAAATGGGTAACACCAAATCGGCGTTGGAGTATTTTAAACTTTCACACGAGATTGATGTTCAACGCAATGTTCCTTTAGAGATAGCAAACAGTGCCTTCAAAGTGGGCAATTTATCGTTTGTCGAGAAAGATTATGAAGCCGCACAGACCTTTGCTGAAAAAGCCTATAAGTTATATGTAGAAGTAAACAATAAAGTGGGATTGGTTATTTCGCAAACATTGCTTGGCCAGTTAGCCTATCAACGTGGCGACAAAGCAAAAGCGCTCGAGCTCATAGAAGCAGCCATCGTTATCGCCAAAGAACATGATTTAAAAGCGCGGCTCATCACGACTTACATTGCTAAAATCAAAATTTCCCAACAAGAAGGTGATGTTCAAGCCGTGATTTTACTTGGTGAAGAAACATTACAACTCGCTCGGGCCTTGGAAGAACTTGAAGATCAAATGACAATTTTGAATCTATTGGCTGAGAGCTATCAACAGCAAAATCAATTCGAAAAGGCATTTAACGCATTTAAAGAAGCGACAAAAATTAAAGATTCTCTTGGCATTAAACAGCACAACTTAACGCTCGCCGCGTTGCAATCAAAAGCAGAATTTAAACGTCGTCAAACACAAATTGATCGGTTAAATATTGAAAAAGAATTGCAGGTAGCTAGGTTGAAGGAAAATGAGTTGCAACTTAGAGCATGGTGGCTTGGATCTGGGTGTGCGTTGCTAATTGTTGTTTTGGTGGGTTACCGCCTGTATCAAAATCGAAAAATTGCGGCTGAACGCGCTCAAATGCTCGAAGACGTTGTACACAAGAAAAATCAAATGCTGGCCGATGTTTCACATGAAGTTCGTACTCCTCTAACCGCATTATATCTGCAGATTGAAGCGTTGCAGCATAACATCATCGAGGATGTTGAAGGGTCATACGAAGTCATAAATCGAAAGCTGGCCGACATTAATCACCTGATTTCCGATATCCATCAACTTGCGTTGGTTGATACTGCCAGCCTAGTGATAAATCTGCATGAACACGATTTTGTTCAAGTTATTCAACTGTGGGAAAGAGAATACAAGCAGCTTGCGCTTGTAAAAGGGTTTAAATGGAATGCAACGTTAGACCTCCCTCAAAAACTGGTTGTAAATTGGGATATTGACCGAGTGAAACAAGTTTTAACGAATTTGTTTGCTAATAGTGTGAATTACACTGATTTGCCCGGCATGGTCTCTTTTCACGTTACACTTCAGGATAAACAGGTCTTAATGGTGATTGAAGATTCTTCGCCAACCGTGGATAAAGAACACCTCAGTGAAATGTTCGAACGACTTTTCAGAACAGAAGCTTCTAAGCAGCGCAGAGTGAGTGGCTCAGGTTTAGGGTTGGCAATCAGCAAAGGGCTTGTTAGTGCCCATCACGGTTCAATTTGGGCTGAGCAAAGTGCGTTAGGTGGGATTAAAATGCAAATTATGTTGCCCATTAACCCCACTGTTTAA
- a CDS encoding amidohydrolase: MSTKMMMTTTFALTCTLVACGGNMNSLSEATLYADQVFDNASIYTVNESQPWAEAMATKNGKIIFVGRSEEASKLIGPKTVIHDLDGKMVMPGIHDVHIHPLESASDATHFSLPEYASVAEYQDIVADALAKNPSVPWLIGYGHNIDGLLALSQSPRIILDEVSTERPIIIMEQTSHSMWVNSKALALANLNQASNDPIGGVLGRTQAGHLDGVLYDNAGNLVMDIAMQAIGSEGERNYQGFVEYTQPELLKHGVTSISDARVYWQRGQLDTWQQLAHDGALNLRVSLGLWAYPDANDARQIEELKKRYNANYSPMLKVDQIKVYMDGILVNTTAAMKAPYQESWLELPEDKGLNYFTQARLEKYLDALEPVGFDFNIHGIGDRGIHEALNAIENVTSGKARHRITHVEVVDPLDYKRFKQLGVIADAQVAGDFTQPAHWSEMEPLLGAERADHLVPIASLADNGATLTLSSDWNVSSLNPFIGIANALSRAPESISLEEAIKAYTLSGAYAMRQENKVGSLEIGKEADFIILDKNLFELTPAQIKRVNVLNTYVKGERKY, encoded by the coding sequence ATGAGTACCAAAATGATGATGACAACCACATTTGCCCTTACTTGCACGCTTGTTGCTTGTGGTGGAAACATGAATTCGTTAAGTGAGGCAACACTTTATGCCGATCAAGTATTTGATAACGCATCAATTTACACCGTTAATGAGTCTCAACCGTGGGCTGAGGCCATGGCAACAAAAAATGGCAAAATCATTTTTGTTGGCCGCTCTGAAGAAGCGTCTAAGTTGATTGGGCCAAAAACCGTCATTCACGATCTTGATGGCAAAATGGTGATGCCAGGTATTCACGATGTGCACATCCACCCTCTCGAATCCGCGTCAGATGCAACGCATTTTTCCTTGCCTGAATATGCCTCTGTCGCAGAGTATCAAGACATCGTCGCCGATGCGCTCGCGAAAAACCCATCTGTACCCTGGCTAATCGGATACGGTCACAATATAGATGGTTTACTCGCACTTTCTCAATCACCACGCATAATTTTAGATGAGGTCTCCACTGAGCGACCGATTATCATTATGGAGCAGACCTCGCACTCCATGTGGGTCAATTCAAAAGCGCTCGCATTGGCAAATCTCAATCAAGCCAGTAATGACCCGATTGGTGGCGTGTTAGGTCGAACCCAAGCAGGACATCTCGATGGCGTTCTTTACGACAATGCAGGCAATTTGGTGATGGACATCGCAATGCAAGCGATTGGCTCAGAAGGAGAGCGTAATTACCAAGGGTTTGTTGAATATACACAACCAGAATTGCTAAAACACGGTGTAACATCGATAAGCGATGCTCGCGTTTATTGGCAACGAGGCCAGCTTGATACGTGGCAACAACTTGCACACGACGGTGCGTTGAATCTGCGTGTCAGCCTAGGACTTTGGGCCTATCCAGACGCAAACGATGCGCGTCAAATTGAGGAACTGAAGAAGCGTTACAACGCCAATTACAGTCCCATGTTAAAAGTGGATCAAATCAAAGTTTATATGGATGGCATACTGGTTAACACCACCGCAGCAATGAAAGCGCCATACCAAGAAAGCTGGTTGGAGTTACCCGAAGATAAAGGACTGAACTACTTTACCCAAGCTCGTTTGGAAAAATACCTAGATGCCCTTGAGCCAGTAGGCTTTGACTTTAATATTCATGGCATTGGCGACAGAGGGATCCACGAAGCATTAAATGCGATTGAAAACGTGACATCGGGTAAAGCTAGACACCGCATTACCCATGTTGAGGTTGTCGATCCACTTGACTATAAGCGCTTCAAACAACTTGGCGTGATAGCGGATGCACAAGTTGCAGGTGACTTTACGCAACCCGCACATTGGTCAGAAATGGAACCCTTACTCGGTGCAGAACGGGCGGATCACCTAGTCCCTATCGCAAGTCTTGCCGATAATGGCGCGACACTGACACTCAGTAGCGACTGGAATGTAAGTTCGTTAAACCCGTTTATTGGGATAGCAAACGCACTAAGCCGCGCTCCAGAGTCTATCAGTCTTGAAGAAGCGATTAAGGCATATACTCTTTCGGGAGCCTATGCAATGCGCCAAGAAAACAAAGTTGGTTCTCTTGAAATTGGCAAAGAAGCAGATTTCATCATATTGGATAAAAATCTCTTTGAACTCACCCCCGCACAAATTAAACGCGTCAATGTACTTAACACCTACGTTAAAGGTGAGCGCAAATACTAA
- a CDS encoding response regulator transcription factor yields the protein MQKEAHVVLFDMLILLVEDDRALAANTIDFLHHEGIEVDYADSITHAQHIADGQLYDAFVLDVGLPDGVGFELARYFQRSHPTVPILFLTANSLLEAKLEAFSLGALDYLTKPFELAELAIRIKLLCVKRQDSLHQVFRLDDLDVDLAKRIIRRSERVITLSPQQWTLLTLLIEHAPNPVSKTRILERVWPEQDASITMYKTLITRLRSNLSLEHEKPLLHTLKGVGVVLRD from the coding sequence ATGCAAAAAGAAGCTCATGTTGTGTTGTTTGATATGCTTATTTTGCTCGTTGAAGATGACCGCGCACTTGCGGCAAATACCATTGATTTTTTGCATCATGAAGGTATAGAAGTTGATTATGCCGATTCAATTACACACGCACAGCACATCGCAGATGGGCAACTGTATGATGCATTTGTTTTGGATGTTGGATTGCCCGACGGTGTTGGCTTTGAATTGGCGCGTTATTTTCAGCGCTCGCATCCGACGGTGCCTATTTTGTTCCTAACGGCAAATAGCCTTTTAGAGGCAAAGCTCGAAGCATTTTCGCTTGGCGCACTCGACTATTTAACTAAGCCCTTTGAGCTTGCAGAGTTAGCCATCCGCATAAAGTTGCTCTGCGTAAAGCGGCAAGATAGCCTCCATCAAGTTTTTAGATTGGATGATTTAGACGTCGACTTGGCAAAACGCATCATCAGGCGTAGTGAGCGAGTGATTACCTTGTCTCCACAGCAATGGACTTTGTTAACTTTACTTATTGAACACGCACCAAATCCAGTGAGTAAAACGCGAATATTGGAACGTGTTTGGCCTGAACAAGACGCCAGTATCACGATGTACAAAACACTCATTACGCGCCTGCGTAGTAATTTGTCGCTAGAACACGAGAAGCCTTTACTGCACACGTTAAAAGGGGTAGGAGTGGTACTGCGTGATTAA
- a CDS encoding cytochrome b: MNHSSSTRYNQWSIMLHWIMFLLIAATFASIELRVLFDKGTPERDAMKMWHFMLGLSVFFLVWLRIVVRVVTTAPPISPEPARWQALLAKIGHLALYVFMIGMPLAGWLILSGEGKTIPFFGLELPALIEPNKSLAHDIEEVHEAVGELGYWLIGLHALAAIIHHHVLKDNTMLRISLIKKQ; the protein is encoded by the coding sequence ATGAATCATTCCAGTTCAACTCGTTACAACCAGTGGTCGATTATGCTCCACTGGATTATGTTTTTACTGATTGCTGCAACGTTTGCTTCAATCGAATTAAGAGTGTTATTCGACAAAGGAACACCTGAGCGTGATGCGATGAAAATGTGGCATTTTATGCTCGGGTTGTCTGTGTTTTTTCTCGTTTGGCTGCGCATCGTCGTGCGAGTTGTTACGACAGCTCCGCCGATTAGTCCTGAACCAGCTAGATGGCAGGCGTTGTTAGCGAAAATAGGGCACCTCGCCTTGTATGTGTTTATGATTGGCATGCCCTTAGCCGGTTGGTTAATTCTCAGTGGTGAAGGCAAAACTATCCCTTTCTTTGGTTTAGAACTGCCAGCGCTCATCGAGCCTAATAAGTCACTTGCGCACGATATTGAAGAAGTCCACGAAGCGGTTGGCGAATTGGGTTATTGGTTAATAGGTCTTCATGCGTTGGCCGCTATCATTCATCACCACGTGCTAAAAGACAATACGATGCTACGTATTTCACTGATTAAAAAGCAGTAA
- a CDS encoding cytochrome-c peroxidase produces MKLSHYVMFIGVFFFVLPALSGCGDNDVNVHYIEKNLDEEAHQKLVTDVQELVKQHQLNGLNDEAKQLPTIESPIAQLGMQLFFSKSLSGDMDTACASCHHPFLGGGDALPLSIGVAAIQPNVLGPGRLHDAGAVHADGGPTVPRNAPSTFNIAFYNQALFHDGRVQTLSDSGALNGLNEPLRTPDSPFATADNFAGTNLTAAQARFPVTSKEEMRGFNLAAGQSNQVLRDALQRRLRGETVDYVAKQMNYPKTNGLLVLQRHSI; encoded by the coding sequence ATGAAACTAAGTCATTACGTCATGTTCATAGGTGTGTTCTTCTTCGTACTACCCGCTCTTTCAGGCTGCGGTGACAATGATGTCAACGTTCATTACATAGAAAAAAATCTCGACGAGGAAGCACACCAAAAACTCGTGACCGATGTACAAGAACTGGTAAAACAACATCAGTTAAACGGGCTGAACGACGAAGCAAAGCAGCTTCCAACGATTGAATCGCCCATCGCTCAGTTAGGTATGCAGCTATTTTTTTCCAAATCCCTAAGTGGTGACATGGATACTGCGTGCGCAAGTTGTCACCATCCATTTTTAGGCGGTGGAGATGCATTACCTCTGTCCATCGGAGTAGCCGCCATTCAGCCCAACGTGCTCGGTCCTGGTCGTTTACATGATGCTGGAGCTGTTCACGCAGATGGAGGGCCCACCGTACCAAGAAACGCACCTTCCACATTCAATATTGCCTTTTACAATCAAGCGTTATTTCACGACGGCAGAGTACAAACACTCTCCGACTCGGGTGCACTTAATGGTCTCAATGAACCTCTACGAACGCCAGACAGCCCATTCGCAACCGCAGATAATTTCGCTGGGACAAATTTAACTGCAGCACAAGCTCGGTTTCCCGTAACCTCGAAAGAAGAAATGAGAGGGTTCAATCTAGCTGCCGGACAATCAAACCAAGTTCTTCGTGATGCGCTGCAACGTCGATTACGTGGCGAAACAGTCGATTACGTGGCGAAACAAATGAACTATCCAAAAACGAATGGGCTACTCGTTTTGCAACGGCATTCAATCTAA
- a CDS encoding MHYT domain-containing protein, translating into MLDWITSQFTIPSDSILIFGNYHSGLVILSVFIAIFASFMALQVNSQAQKTSSNRRQSMMRLVGSFALGGGIWSMHFIGMLAFSLCTPIRYGWILTLLSMLPGICASWVVLNFIQNQTKRLMPLLVGGVLMGAGIGTMHYAGMAAMDMAPLLRYDLWMFLLSIVVAVCLSILSLWVRSFFIKLWGKSDNQWLANLVASVVMGTAIAGMHYTGMAAARFVKPPGLELGEQTAEISYYLAFAVSSVTIVLISLVLGVNLIYRYKDISKRASESERRVRAMMETAVDGIVTIDSKGIIKSTNQAVERLLGWKEQELLGKNVSLLMPAPYKVEHDGYLGRYLETGEARIIGKGREVDALHRNGEKVSIRLAIGHVKLANDDFFVAFISDIRQRISMERALRENEEKLRSLITNIPGIAYRCVNDEAWSMIFISDAVEAITGYPAQDFLLPNPKRTFASLFHPDDKARIYQEVKDKTQFTLEYRIIRRDGEVRWVLEHGNWVTDDTSGDEWLDGFIMDITERREMELALREAKEHAEQAASARAAFLANMSHEIRTPMNAIIGFSDILLEASMGSEHQRHLKTINQSAKSLLHLLNDVLDSAKLDKGKLELETRDFSLVEEVDAVVSTLWLQAHQKGLKLRVDVSPTLKNSYVGSPERIRQVLTNLLSNAIKFTERGQVVLSVKPMADGRTIFLVEDTGIGMSVEQVEKVFDPFTQADASMSRRFGGTGLGTTISKQLVELMGGEISVESKLNIGSCFRVVLPLEQSESFKIETKTQPIDLPPMTILVVDDIQQNIELLTMLLSRNGHQVVTARDGQQALIRMESDTSIDVSFDGRTNARA; encoded by the coding sequence ATGCTGGATTGGATCACCTCGCAATTTACCATTCCTTCTGACAGTATTTTAATTTTCGGAAATTACCATTCCGGCCTCGTCATCCTCTCCGTGTTTATTGCCATATTTGCCTCGTTTATGGCATTGCAAGTGAACTCTCAAGCTCAAAAAACATCGTCTAACCGCCGTCAGTCAATGATGCGATTGGTCGGTAGTTTTGCGTTAGGCGGCGGTATTTGGTCGATGCACTTTATCGGTATGTTGGCTTTTTCGCTTTGCACTCCGATACGCTATGGTTGGATATTAACGCTGCTTTCTATGTTACCGGGGATATGTGCGTCGTGGGTGGTGCTTAACTTTATCCAAAATCAAACAAAGCGCTTAATGCCATTGTTGGTGGGCGGTGTTTTGATGGGGGCGGGAATAGGGACGATGCATTATGCCGGGATGGCTGCGATGGATATGGCTCCGCTTTTACGCTATGACCTTTGGATGTTTTTGTTGTCAATCGTGGTTGCCGTGTGTTTGTCAATTTTATCGCTATGGGTCCGGTCATTTTTCATCAAATTGTGGGGTAAATCGGATAACCAATGGTTAGCCAATTTGGTGGCGAGTGTGGTGATGGGGACCGCAATTGCGGGGATGCATTATACCGGAATGGCCGCCGCTCGATTTGTGAAACCACCCGGTTTGGAGCTTGGGGAGCAAACCGCGGAAATTTCGTATTATTTGGCGTTTGCGGTTTCCAGCGTGACCATTGTTCTTATCAGTTTAGTGCTTGGCGTAAATTTGATTTACCGATACAAAGATATTTCTAAACGCGCCTCTGAAAGCGAACGGCGCGTTAGAGCCATGATGGAAACGGCGGTTGACGGTATCGTGACCATTGATAGTAAGGGAATAATCAAAAGCACGAACCAAGCCGTCGAGCGTTTGCTGGGTTGGAAAGAACAAGAACTACTTGGTAAAAACGTCAGTTTGCTGATGCCTGCGCCTTACAAGGTCGAGCATGACGGTTATCTAGGGCGGTATTTAGAAACGGGAGAAGCACGTATTATTGGTAAAGGACGTGAAGTGGATGCCTTACACCGAAATGGAGAGAAAGTGTCTATTCGGTTGGCGATAGGGCATGTCAAACTGGCGAATGATGACTTTTTTGTCGCATTCATTTCAGACATCCGTCAGCGCATATCAATGGAGCGTGCGCTTCGAGAAAATGAAGAAAAGCTTCGTTCATTGATAACCAATATCCCGGGTATTGCGTATCGTTGCGTCAATGATGAAGCATGGTCAATGATTTTCATCAGTGATGCCGTTGAAGCCATCACCGGATACCCAGCACAGGATTTTTTGCTTCCCAATCCTAAGCGCACGTTCGCAAGTCTTTTCCATCCAGATGATAAAGCTAGGATTTATCAAGAGGTCAAAGATAAAACCCAGTTCACATTGGAATATCGCATCATTCGACGAGACGGCGAAGTGCGATGGGTTCTTGAGCATGGTAATTGGGTCACCGATGACACTTCGGGTGATGAGTGGTTAGATGGTTTCATTATGGATATTACCGAGCGTCGAGAAATGGAACTGGCACTGCGTGAAGCAAAGGAACATGCTGAACAAGCTGCTTCAGCACGCGCCGCATTTTTGGCAAACATGAGCCATGAGATCCGCACACCCATGAACGCCATCATCGGGTTTAGCGATATTCTGCTTGAAGCGAGTATGGGCAGTGAACACCAACGCCACTTGAAAACCATTAATCAATCGGCAAAGTCATTACTGCATTTGCTCAATGATGTGTTGGATAGTGCCAAACTCGACAAAGGCAAATTAGAACTCGAAACAAGAGATTTCTCTCTTGTTGAAGAAGTCGATGCGGTGGTTTCAACATTGTGGCTACAGGCGCATCAAAAGGGGTTGAAGTTAAGAGTTGATGTGTCGCCAACACTCAAAAATAGTTATGTCGGTTCACCTGAACGTATTCGTCAGGTACTCACCAATCTTTTGAGCAATGCCATTAAATTTACAGAACGTGGGCAAGTCGTACTCAGCGTAAAACCAATGGCGGACGGACGAACGATTTTCTTAGTTGAAGACACTGGAATCGGCATGAGCGTGGAGCAAGTTGAGAAAGTTTTTGACCCATTTACACAAGCTGATGCGTCGATGAGTCGCCGATTTGGTGGTACAGGTCTTGGGACTACCATCAGTAAGCAATTGGTGGAACTCATGGGGGGCGAAATCAGTGTTGAAAGTAAATTGAATATTGGGAGTTGCTTCCGTGTCGTGTTACCGCTTGAGCAAAGTGAATCGTTTAAGATTGAAACCAAGACTCAGCCTATTGATTTGCCTCCCATGACAATACTCGTTGTCGATGACATTCAGCAAAACATTGAGTTGCTCACGATGCTTTTGAGCCGCAATGGGCATCAAGTTGTTACGGCTCGTGATGGGCAGCAAGCGCTGATCCGAATGGAAAGTGACACCAGTATTGATGTTAGTTTTGATGGACGTACAAATGCCCGTGCTTGA
- a CDS encoding M1 family aminopeptidase — MASLVSAADYRISPNQVLQRQDVYLQLDPREEGYSGETTLYLSFIKETSEVAFHSKDLQLESVTLVQNEQSTSLALTQADAFDVVRQKLVSPVSGSAKLIVHFKGQFSNSVEGLFVQRTEGKKPFIFSQFQKMLARRAFPTVDDPSFKTHFAFTLDIPKQYQALHNTVSVKEEIKGERKVVHFKPTPKLNTDVLAVAVGEFKFTEFNETQLKSRVFSPVDRDVSVPVVFTDVLNRTVAGIEGYLKSPFPFEKLDFFVAPIETLSGMENVGLVALNPNQFPDDDDGQSHCEFTKLVAHEVAHMWFGNSVTIGWYDDFWLNETFAEFMAVKIVRRHFPEFASCTYGRKSRLYHFDTNSVAPMRAKMQKLGDNIPMDDFHYVKGVAVLNMVEQLIGEDALSGVMQAYFAENQYGNANTNSFLSKLSAFPLAQQLVDSFTSQSSYPLITLKKTDGGFLLEQSDFNGNSDKQWTVPVFVKIWNGQSMQSKRWVISGKSLEIKNIPKGSRLWLNEDDKGYYRFFDASGQDSQLLAKLNEREWEVYFDNVDALAEYGYIDFQVYLEQQLNTINTMPKDSRAVSIALSALTDAFVSTIPAEKQVEFSAYLKTRLPHIEDWSKVAALSTAQSWLSFYGLYLHDNRVYQYAQRQYAESDFLHSDNLEAMVKVLAFNANKTQYLALLGLFEKADAEYKDVLLDSLGYVSNTEHVNLFYDLLLSDATLGFAIGYRFQYPAFQPRFRAHVAQFFATNQARVATRLAQDELQWMPYNFMTACSEKERDLVIEAFSQWQQIPGLAAKEQEIVERILACSGNAQKALNSIKTILSR, encoded by the coding sequence ATGGCCAGTTTAGTATCGGCAGCAGACTATCGAATAAGCCCTAATCAAGTTCTGCAAAGACAAGATGTGTACCTTCAGCTTGACCCAAGAGAAGAAGGTTATTCTGGTGAGACAACATTGTATTTATCGTTTATTAAAGAGACTTCTGAAGTCGCGTTTCACAGTAAAGATTTGCAACTTGAATCGGTGACACTCGTACAAAATGAGCAATCGACATCCTTAGCTCTGACTCAAGCAGACGCGTTTGATGTTGTTAGACAAAAGTTGGTCAGCCCCGTATCGGGCAGTGCTAAGTTGATTGTCCATTTTAAAGGGCAGTTTTCCAATTCGGTCGAGGGATTGTTCGTACAACGAACGGAAGGTAAAAAGCCATTTATCTTCTCGCAGTTTCAAAAAATGCTTGCAAGACGTGCGTTTCCAACGGTGGATGATCCAAGTTTTAAAACACACTTTGCCTTCACGTTAGACATTCCAAAGCAATACCAAGCGCTTCATAATACGGTTTCCGTAAAAGAAGAAATTAAAGGCGAACGCAAAGTCGTTCACTTTAAACCGACACCAAAACTGAACACCGATGTACTTGCGGTTGCGGTAGGCGAGTTTAAATTCACCGAATTTAATGAAACGCAATTGAAATCCCGTGTATTTAGTCCTGTTGATAGAGATGTCTCGGTACCTGTGGTTTTTACGGATGTACTCAACCGCACCGTTGCAGGTATCGAAGGTTACCTAAAAAGCCCATTTCCATTTGAGAAACTGGATTTCTTTGTGGCGCCAATAGAGACCCTCTCGGGTATGGAAAATGTTGGATTGGTTGCGCTTAATCCCAATCAGTTTCCCGATGATGACGATGGTCAAAGTCACTGTGAATTTACTAAGTTGGTTGCGCACGAAGTAGCGCATATGTGGTTTGGTAACTCAGTGACAATCGGTTGGTATGACGATTTTTGGTTGAATGAGACATTTGCTGAGTTTATGGCCGTGAAAATCGTTCGACGTCATTTCCCTGAATTTGCATCTTGTACTTACGGCAGAAAATCAAGGCTTTACCATTTTGATACAAATTCAGTAGCGCCAATGCGGGCTAAGATGCAAAAGCTTGGTGACAACATCCCCATGGATGATTTTCATTATGTCAAAGGTGTTGCGGTACTTAATATGGTCGAGCAGTTGATTGGCGAAGATGCCTTGTCAGGGGTGATGCAAGCCTATTTTGCAGAGAACCAATATGGCAACGCCAATACGAATTCGTTTCTCAGTAAATTGAGCGCTTTTCCTCTGGCACAGCAGCTGGTGGACAGTTTCACCTCACAGTCCAGTTACCCGTTAATCACATTAAAAAAGACGGATGGGGGATTTTTGTTAGAACAATCGGACTTTAATGGTAATTCGGATAAACAGTGGACTGTGCCTGTGTTCGTGAAAATCTGGAATGGGCAATCGATGCAGTCAAAACGATGGGTTATTTCTGGTAAATCGTTAGAAATAAAGAACATACCAAAAGGAAGTCGTCTTTGGCTCAATGAGGATGACAAAGGTTATTACCGCTTTTTCGATGCTTCAGGGCAAGATAGTCAGTTACTTGCGAAGCTCAATGAACGCGAATGGGAAGTCTATTTTGATAATGTGGATGCGCTTGCGGAGTATGGTTATATCGATTTCCAAGTGTATCTTGAACAGCAATTGAACACGATAAACACAATGCCAAAGGACAGTCGAGCGGTGTCTATTGCGTTGTCGGCATTGACCGATGCGTTTGTGTCGACCATACCTGCCGAAAAACAGGTCGAGTTTAGTGCCTACTTGAAAACAAGATTGCCACACATTGAGGATTGGTCCAAGGTCGCGGCGTTATCTACAGCGCAAAGCTGGTTGTCATTTTATGGACTCTACTTACATGACAACAGGGTGTATCAGTATGCTCAGCGCCAGTATGCTGAGTCGGATTTTTTGCACTCAGACAATCTAGAGGCAATGGTAAAGGTACTGGCATTTAATGCCAATAAGACCCAGTACCTTGCGCTTCTCGGGTTGTTTGAAAAAGCCGATGCTGAGTATAAGGATGTGCTCTTAGATTCATTAGGTTATGTGTCAAATACAGAACACGTTAACCTGTTTTACGACTTACTCTTGAGTGACGCAACGTTGGGATTTGCTATCGGTTATCGCTTCCAATACCCAGCATTTCAGCCGCGATTTAGGGCGCATGTCGCGCAATTTTTTGCAACCAACCAAGCGCGAGTTGCAACACGTTTGGCGCAGGATGAACTGCAATGGATGCCATACAACTTTATGACCGCATGTTCTGAAAAAGAACGAGATTTAGTTATTGAAGCGTTTTCGCAATGGCAGCAAATTCCGGGATTAGCAGCAAAAGAGCAAGAAATAGTTGAACGGATCCTCGCGTGTAGTGGTAATGCCCAAAAAGCATTGAACAGCATAAAGACAATTTTATCGCGTTGA